Proteins encoded by one window of Salmonirosea aquatica:
- a CDS encoding serine hydrolase domain-containing protein — protein sequence MKLRLLAAFLLSGLYLPLTAQTKLTTNIPYQKLVEAKNAEAVGMSTERLLRLDNVMKSFVTDNKLPGFTAILIRNGQIVYHKAYGLADVATNRPMKQDDIFRIASMSKAITATAVMMLYEEGKFGLDDPISKYIPEFKNPTVLTSLRFSDSTYTAQPAKSEITIRQLMSHTSGLGYGMIDGDERFKALYQKAGITDLFTTEGVTIGESVRKLATLPLHFNPGEKYSYSEGLDVMGYFVEVVSGMPFDVFLSTHLFEPLGMKDTYFYLPEGKSDRLVTIHRPDHGQWAAFPVTFYDPDYPRKGAKQFFSGGAGLSSTARDYATFLQMLVNGGAYGGKRYLSRVNTELLTVSNQTGTLFNGEGGPMYFSLGFSVVNPIGHDRGLGSVGKFNWGGYFNTNYFADPKEKIVAVLMKQTQQLSGDTSEATFIRMIYQALDD from the coding sequence ATGAAACTACGATTACTCGCGGCTTTTCTGCTCTCCGGGCTGTACCTACCCCTCACGGCCCAAACCAAACTTACCACCAACATCCCCTACCAGAAGCTGGTCGAGGCGAAAAATGCCGAGGCGGTGGGCATGTCCACCGAGCGGTTGCTGCGGCTCGACAACGTGATGAAAAGCTTCGTCACCGACAACAAACTCCCCGGTTTTACGGCCATTCTCATCCGTAACGGGCAGATCGTCTACCACAAAGCCTACGGACTGGCCGACGTGGCCACCAATCGGCCCATGAAGCAGGACGATATTTTCCGCATTGCTTCCATGAGTAAGGCCATCACGGCCACGGCGGTGATGATGCTCTATGAAGAAGGAAAATTCGGCCTCGACGATCCCATCTCGAAGTATATTCCCGAATTCAAGAATCCGACGGTGCTGACGTCTTTGCGCTTTTCGGACAGTACCTACACTGCCCAACCCGCCAAATCCGAAATTACGATTCGCCAGTTGATGAGCCATACCTCCGGCCTGGGCTACGGCATGATCGACGGCGACGAACGTTTCAAGGCCCTCTACCAGAAAGCTGGCATCACGGATTTGTTCACCACCGAAGGCGTAACCATCGGCGAGAGCGTCCGGAAACTGGCTACGTTACCCCTGCATTTCAATCCGGGCGAAAAGTACTCCTATTCCGAAGGCCTGGATGTGATGGGGTATTTCGTCGAAGTCGTGTCGGGTATGCCGTTCGATGTGTTTTTGAGTACGCATCTGTTTGAGCCGCTGGGGATGAAGGATACTTACTTCTACCTGCCCGAAGGCAAGAGCGACCGCCTGGTGACCATCCACCGCCCCGACCACGGGCAGTGGGCGGCCTTTCCCGTGACTTTCTACGACCCCGACTACCCCCGCAAAGGTGCGAAGCAGTTCTTTTCCGGCGGCGCGGGCCTGTCGTCCACCGCGCGCGACTACGCTACCTTCCTGCAAATGCTCGTCAACGGCGGAGCCTACGGCGGCAAGAGGTACCTCAGTCGCGTGAATACCGAACTGCTCACCGTCTCGAACCAGACGGGTACCCTGTTCAACGGTGAAGGTGGGCCGATGTATTTTAGTCTGGGATTCAGCGTCGTCAATCCCATCGGCCACGACCGTGGGCTGGGTAGCGTGGGTAAGTTCAACTGGGGCGGGTACTTCAACACCAACTACTTTGCCGACCCGAAGGAAAAAATCGTGGCCGTGCTGATGAAACAGACCCAGCAGCTTTCCGGCGATACCAGCGAGGCGACGTTTATCCGGATGATCTATCAGGCGCTGGATGATTGA
- a CDS encoding glycosyltransferase family 2 protein, protein MNDQPLQISVLIPLYNEDESLPELHDWIVRVMEAHDFSYEILFMDDGSKDQSWEVIRALSLKNPHVRGIRFTRNYGKTAALQTGFQAVRGKVVITMDADLQDSPDEIPELYRMITEEKYDLVSGWKQKRYDPLTKTLPTKVYNAATRYISDVYLHDFNCGLKAYRSEVVKNITIYGEMHRYIPVIAKWNGFSRIGEKVVKHQARKYGTTKFGLERFMYGLLDLLSIAFVNKFGRRPMHFFGSLGTLMFFFGSLLTVWLIILKVYNIYTHQPYRNVTDNPLFFIALTVIIVGSQLFLGGFLGELLVKQSIHATGDYLIADEVGSRPEVLVRKG, encoded by the coding sequence ATGAACGACCAGCCTTTGCAAATCTCCGTCCTCATTCCCCTGTATAACGAGGACGAATCGCTGCCCGAACTGCACGACTGGATCGTCCGGGTGATGGAGGCGCACGACTTTTCGTACGAAATCCTGTTCATGGACGACGGCAGCAAGGATCAATCGTGGGAAGTAATTCGCGCGCTTTCGCTCAAAAACCCGCACGTACGCGGCATCCGCTTCACCCGCAACTACGGCAAAACCGCCGCCCTCCAGACGGGTTTCCAGGCCGTTCGGGGCAAAGTAGTGATCACCATGGACGCCGATTTGCAGGACAGTCCCGACGAGATTCCCGAACTGTACCGCATGATTACCGAGGAAAAATACGACCTCGTGTCAGGCTGGAAGCAAAAACGCTACGACCCGCTCACCAAGACCCTGCCTACCAAAGTCTACAACGCCGCGACGCGGTACATCTCGGATGTGTACCTGCACGATTTCAACTGCGGTCTGAAAGCTTACCGCAGCGAAGTGGTCAAGAACATCACGATCTACGGCGAAATGCACCGCTACATTCCCGTCATTGCCAAGTGGAACGGTTTCAGCCGGATCGGCGAGAAGGTGGTGAAGCACCAGGCCCGCAAGTACGGTACCACCAAGTTCGGGCTCGAACGTTTCATGTACGGTTTGCTGGATTTATTGTCCATCGCGTTTGTCAACAAATTCGGGCGGCGGCCCATGCACTTTTTCGGGAGCCTGGGTACCCTTATGTTTTTCTTCGGGTCGCTGCTGACGGTTTGGCTCATTATCCTCAAAGTCTACAACATCTACACGCACCAGCCCTACCGCAACGTCACCGACAATCCCCTGTTCTTCATTGCGCTCACGGTCATCATCGTGGGTTCACAGCTGTTTCTGGGCGGTTTCCTGGGTGAATTGCTGGTGAAACAGTCCATCCATGCGACGGGCGACTACCTCATCGCCGACGAAGTGGGCAGCCGTCCGGAGGTACTGGTTAGGAAAGGGTAG
- a CDS encoding tRNA1(Val) (adenine(37)-N6)-methyltransferase has product MARNSYFRFKQFTVQQDRCAMKVCTDACVFGAWAEVSGAGRILDIGTGTGLLSLMAAQRNHEVQVDAVEIDSEAAAQARENVQGTPFAERIQVHQSPIQDFDPVYRFDTILVNPPFFQSDLRSPDARINQAHHAESLTFSELLTAVARLLEVGGTWHVLLPPDESSTLTDMALAQDWVKQRELTLYHTYERRPFRIMTTFAGGTFTQEKSVSERLAIFDADGQTHTLAFRELLQEIYLNF; this is encoded by the coding sequence ATGGCCAGAAATTCCTACTTCCGGTTCAAGCAGTTCACGGTGCAGCAGGATCGCTGCGCCATGAAAGTCTGTACCGACGCCTGTGTGTTCGGGGCCTGGGCGGAGGTTTCAGGAGCCGGAAGAATATTGGATATCGGTACCGGCACGGGTTTGCTGTCGCTGATGGCCGCACAACGGAATCATGAGGTACAGGTTGATGCCGTGGAAATTGATTCGGAAGCAGCAGCGCAAGCCCGCGAAAATGTACAAGGTACCCCCTTCGCCGAAAGAATTCAGGTACACCAAAGCCCCATTCAGGATTTTGATCCCGTTTATCGTTTCGACACCATTCTCGTCAATCCGCCCTTTTTTCAGTCGGATCTGCGTTCGCCCGATGCCCGCATCAATCAGGCGCACCACGCCGAAAGCCTGACTTTTTCGGAACTCCTGACCGCCGTGGCGCGGTTGTTGGAGGTAGGGGGTACCTGGCACGTGCTGTTGCCACCCGATGAGAGCAGTACCTTGACGGATATGGCTTTGGCGCAAGATTGGGTAAAGCAGCGGGAACTGACCTTGTACCACACGTACGAACGTAGACCTTTCCGCATTATGACTACTTTTGCCGGGGGTACCTTCACGCAGGAAAAGAGTGTTTCGGAACGATTGGCCATCTTTGACGCCGACGGCCAAACCCATACCCTTGCTTTTCGCGAACTTTTGCAGGAAATTTACCTGAATTTCTAA
- a CDS encoding ribonuclease H1 domain-containing protein gives MAKKKSKYYVVWQGRQSGIFTDWKECEAQIKGFQDARFKSFDTLPEAEQAIDRNYWEFVTKKEQAKPVPKAAPTHIGQPIKESIAVDAAWNTATGDMEYQGVYLNSGERIFLQGPFRDGTNNIGEFLAIVHGLAYLKTNNSTLPIYTDSKTAMAWVRKKHANTKLVLTPRNKTLFELLQRAERWLAENKYPNKILKWETEYWGENPADFGRK, from the coding sequence ATGGCAAAGAAAAAATCCAAATACTACGTCGTGTGGCAGGGACGGCAATCGGGTATTTTCACCGATTGGAAAGAGTGCGAGGCGCAAATCAAAGGCTTCCAGGATGCCCGCTTCAAATCGTTCGACACCCTGCCCGAAGCCGAGCAGGCCATCGACCGCAACTACTGGGAGTTCGTCACCAAGAAAGAGCAGGCCAAACCCGTTCCGAAAGCTGCTCCAACCCACATCGGGCAGCCCATTAAGGAAAGCATCGCCGTGGATGCCGCCTGGAATACCGCCACCGGCGACATGGAGTACCAGGGGGTGTACCTCAACTCGGGCGAGCGGATTTTTTTGCAGGGGCCATTCCGGGATGGTACCAACAACATCGGGGAATTTCTGGCCATCGTGCACGGGTTGGCCTACCTCAAAACCAACAACAGTACCCTGCCGATTTATACCGATTCGAAAACGGCAATGGCCTGGGTTCGGAAAAAACACGCCAATACCAAACTCGTGCTGACGCCCCGCAACAAGACGCTCTTCGAACTCCTGCAACGCGCCGAGCGCTGGCTGGCCGAGAACAAATACCCCAATAAAATCCTGAAATGGGAAACGGAGTACTGGGGCGAAAATCCGGCGGATTTTGGGCGAAAATAG
- a CDS encoding DUF4199 domain-containing protein, translating to MRTEFKYAAILSVLLFVWLCLEFWIGFHDRYVSYLPLTTFLTSLVWSVGLFLEIREKEHTHPALTWNYGKRFRTAFLTTVLALPMLLLSRWIFYDLINPDFFNNVLTQSREWTAAGSGFESSVEMMEDYFEMKAYQTSSLIFNLLTGLVFSLLLPLFFRKKRY from the coding sequence ATGAGAACCGAATTTAAGTACGCTGCTATTCTGTCCGTCTTGTTATTTGTCTGGCTGTGCCTCGAATTCTGGATCGGATTCCACGACCGGTACGTTAGCTACCTTCCTCTGACAACTTTCCTGACGAGTTTGGTATGGTCCGTAGGGCTTTTTCTGGAAATCCGGGAGAAAGAACATACCCACCCCGCCCTGACCTGGAACTACGGAAAAAGGTTCCGAACCGCGTTTTTGACCACAGTTCTGGCCCTACCCATGCTCCTGCTGAGCCGGTGGATTTTCTATGACTTGATCAATCCCGATTTTTTTAACAATGTACTGACCCAGAGCAGGGAATGGACTGCCGCCGGAAGTGGATTTGAAAGTTCGGTCGAGATGATGGAAGACTATTTTGAAATGAAAGCTTACCAGACATCGAGCCTGATATTCAACCTGTTGACCGGCTTGGTTTTCTCGCTGCTCCTTCCGCTCTTCTTTCGTAAGAAGCGGTACTAG
- the pepT gene encoding peptidase T, whose product MSSVLDRFLRYVKIDTQSDPHSTSFPSTDKQRDLSKLLLVELQTMGVTDAHLDEYGYVYATIPATSPKLQVPVICFCSHVDTSPDVTGTNVKPIVHPNWQGEDLVLPDDSAQVIRLADHPDLAGQIGNDIVTASGTTLLGADNKAGVAEIMAATEYLLQHPEIPHGTIRILFTPDEEVGRGTEHVDMLKLAADSGYTVDGETVGTLENETFSADAARISIQGVSTHPGFAKGKLENALKIAADIVASLPQGTLSPETTEDKEGFIHPVSVQGSQDEATVDFIIRDFTLVGLKQKEEILRQIMEKALTRYPNSKAELTVTEQYRNMKDVLDKYPQVTDNAIEAMRRVGLAAEPRSIRGGTDGSRLSFMGLPCPNIFAGEHAFHSRLEWVSVQDMEKAVEVIVEIAKVWEERA is encoded by the coding sequence TTGTCTTCTGTTCTAGACCGTTTCCTGCGCTACGTCAAAATCGATACCCAGTCCGATCCGCATTCGACCAGTTTTCCGAGTACGGACAAACAGCGCGATCTGAGTAAACTCCTGTTGGTGGAGTTGCAAACGATGGGCGTCACGGACGCTCACCTGGACGAATACGGCTATGTGTATGCCACCATTCCGGCTACCAGCCCGAAACTTCAGGTACCTGTGATCTGCTTTTGCTCGCACGTAGATACTTCTCCCGATGTAACGGGTACAAACGTAAAACCGATTGTTCATCCCAACTGGCAGGGTGAAGATCTGGTCCTGCCCGACGATTCTGCGCAGGTGATTCGCCTGGCCGACCATCCCGATCTGGCGGGACAGATTGGTAACGATATCGTGACAGCCAGCGGTACCACGCTGCTGGGGGCCGATAACAAAGCCGGGGTAGCCGAAATCATGGCCGCTACTGAATATTTACTGCAACATCCCGAAATCCCGCACGGTACCATCCGGATACTGTTTACGCCCGACGAAGAGGTAGGTCGGGGTACCGAACACGTGGACATGCTGAAGCTGGCTGCCGATTCCGGCTATACCGTGGATGGCGAAACCGTAGGTACCCTCGAAAACGAAACCTTCTCGGCGGATGCCGCCCGCATAAGCATTCAGGGGGTAAGTACCCATCCCGGCTTCGCCAAAGGCAAACTGGAGAATGCCCTGAAAATTGCAGCCGATATCGTAGCGTCGCTACCTCAAGGTACCCTGTCGCCCGAAACGACCGAGGATAAGGAGGGCTTTATTCATCCGGTGAGCGTACAGGGTAGCCAGGACGAAGCTACCGTGGATTTTATCATCCGGGATTTCACGCTGGTAGGCTTAAAGCAAAAGGAGGAGATTCTGCGCCAGATCATGGAAAAAGCGCTGACACGCTATCCAAATTCCAAAGCCGAACTGACCGTGACGGAGCAGTATCGCAATATGAAGGATGTGCTGGACAAGTACCCTCAGGTAACGGACAACGCCATCGAAGCCATGCGCCGGGTAGGGCTCGCGGCCGAACCGCGTTCGATCCGGGGCGGGACCGATGGTTCGCGACTGTCGTTCATGGGCTTGCCGTGCCCCAATATTTTTGCGGGCGAACACGCCTTTCATTCTCGCCTGGAATGGGTGTCGGTGCAGGATATGGAGAAAGCCGTGGAGGTGATCGTGGAGATTGCCAAAGTATGGGAAGAACGCGCCTAG
- a CDS encoding nucleoside triphosphate pyrophosphohydrolase family protein, which translates to MQKLDSLNQVAEFHRTFKHPVLEIPMIPSEDRSRLRVALLAEELKELEVAILQNDIVEVADALCDLQYVLSGAVLEFGLGEKFVDLFNEVQRSNMSKACNSLEEAEETMKHYKDKGVNCHFKEDGGRYLVYRTSDNKTLKNIHYSPADLVSILNEDSNLKPQS; encoded by the coding sequence ATGCAGAAACTCGACAGCTTGAATCAGGTGGCCGAGTTCCACCGTACCTTTAAGCACCCGGTGCTGGAAATCCCCATGATTCCCTCCGAGGATCGCAGCCGCCTGCGGGTGGCGCTGCTGGCCGAAGAATTGAAAGAACTGGAGGTGGCGATCCTGCAAAACGATATTGTGGAGGTAGCCGACGCACTCTGCGACCTGCAATATGTATTATCCGGCGCAGTACTTGAATTCGGACTCGGTGAAAAATTCGTGGATCTGTTCAACGAAGTGCAGCGCTCCAATATGTCCAAAGCCTGCAACTCGCTGGAAGAGGCCGAAGAAACCATGAAACACTATAAGGACAAAGGCGTCAACTGCCATTTCAAGGAAGACGGCGGCAGGTACCTTGTGTACCGTACCTCCGACAACAAAACTTTAAAGAATATTCACTATTCTCCCGCTGATCTGGTAAGTATCCTGAATGAGGATAGTAACCTGAAGCCCCAAAGCTAA
- a CDS encoding MarC family protein has protein sequence MFDFREIASVTLILFSVIDVVGAVPIIVDLRKKVGHIESEKATLVAGFIMIAFLFLGERILSLFGVDVASFAAAGALILFLLGLEMILGRNIFKHGDVDTSSASIVPIAFPIIAGAGTMTTLISLRSTYQLANILVGVVLNLILVYLVLKSSAWIERKLGHAGTDILRRVFGIILIAIAVKLFKVNFL, from the coding sequence ATGTTCGATTTTCGAGAAATCGCCTCGGTTACCCTTATACTTTTTTCTGTCATCGATGTGGTGGGAGCGGTACCCATTATTGTGGACTTACGCAAGAAAGTAGGCCATATCGAATCCGAAAAAGCCACCCTCGTGGCGGGCTTCATCATGATCGCCTTTCTCTTTCTGGGCGAGCGGATTCTGAGCTTGTTCGGGGTGGATGTTGCTTCTTTTGCGGCAGCCGGTGCGCTGATTCTCTTCCTGCTGGGTTTGGAAATGATCCTGGGAAGGAATATATTCAAGCATGGTGATGTGGATACCTCCTCGGCGTCCATTGTGCCCATTGCGTTTCCGATCATTGCCGGCGCCGGTACCATGACCACCCTTATTTCGCTGCGTTCTACCTACCAGCTGGCCAATATTCTGGTGGGTGTTGTGCTCAATCTCATCCTGGTCTATCTGGTGTTGAAGTCCTCGGCCTGGATTGAACGCAAGCTCGGCCACGCCGGAACCGACATCCTGCGGCGGGTGTTTGGCATCATTTTGATAGCTATAGCCGTAAAATTATTCAAAGTGAATTTTTTGTGA
- a CDS encoding aminotransferase class V-fold PLP-dependent enzyme produces the protein MNLTFYPGPSQLYPQVEGYLQDAYSSGILSMNHRSTAFMDMMAQTIAGLHEKLNIPLDYEVYFTSSATECWEIISQSLVEKSSLHAFNGAFGAKWFEYAQRLHPAFGHEFEFNTLLDVEASEHFAKSELLCLTHNETSNGTALSYQSLKHTRKNFAGLIAVDATSSMAGVVLPWEMGDVWFASVQKCFGLPPGLGVLIVSPRAIEKAKAIGERNHYNSLLFVRDNFQKNQTPYTPNTLAIYLLGRVMQQVPPIELVDDEIVKRAEDLYAFFHDEGFEVLVDKPSVRSHTVMALRGAEGWINALREKALENGVLLGKGYGTWKNTSLRIANFPALTDSDLSRLKKIMESQNPA, from the coding sequence ATGAACCTGACATTCTACCCCGGTCCTTCCCAGCTCTACCCCCAGGTGGAGGGGTACCTACAGGACGCCTACAGCTCGGGCATCCTGAGCATGAACCATCGCTCGACGGCCTTCATGGACATGATGGCGCAGACCATCGCCGGTCTGCATGAGAAACTCAACATTCCGCTGGACTACGAGGTGTACTTCACGTCATCGGCCACCGAATGCTGGGAGATTATTTCCCAATCATTGGTTGAAAAGAGTAGCCTCCATGCTTTCAATGGCGCTTTTGGTGCGAAATGGTTTGAGTACGCACAGCGCCTTCATCCCGCCTTCGGGCACGAATTCGAATTCAACACGCTATTGGATGTCGAAGCCAGTGAACATTTTGCTAAGTCCGAACTACTTTGTCTGACCCACAATGAAACGTCCAACGGTACCGCACTTTCGTACCAATCTCTGAAACATACCCGAAAAAACTTTGCAGGACTGATCGCCGTGGACGCTACCTCGTCGATGGCGGGTGTAGTGTTGCCCTGGGAAATGGGAGATGTGTGGTTTGCTTCGGTGCAGAAGTGTTTCGGGCTGCCGCCGGGGTTAGGTGTGCTCATCGTATCGCCGCGGGCCATCGAAAAAGCCAAGGCGATCGGGGAGAGGAATCACTACAATAGCCTGCTGTTTGTACGGGACAATTTTCAAAAAAATCAGACGCCCTATACGCCCAATACGCTGGCGATTTACCTGTTGGGGCGGGTGATGCAGCAGGTACCCCCCATCGAACTAGTCGACGATGAAATCGTGAAGCGGGCAGAAGATTTGTATGCCTTTTTCCATGACGAGGGTTTTGAAGTGCTGGTCGATAAACCATCGGTGCGTTCCCATACCGTCATGGCGCTGCGGGGAGCCGAAGGTTGGATTAACGCTCTTCGGGAAAAAGCCCTGGAAAATGGGGTTTTGCTGGGAAAGGGGTATGGTACCTGGAAAAACACCTCGCTGCGCATTGCGAATTTTCCGGCCCTCACCGATTCGGACCTAAGCCGCCTGAAAAAAATCATGGAATCCCAAAACCCGGCCTGA
- a CDS encoding histidinol-phosphatase, with amino-acid sequence MKQHFLTNYHSHSHYCDGVEPPRAQVEAALAQGVRVLGFSSHGPVYFDNAWSMKVEKLEAYLSETRALQAEYADRLELYVGLEVDYLPSEDASKYGGPSTYAPKLDYTVGSVHYLDRNEIGAPWEIDGSSEKFMRGLVEVHGGDIQKVIRLYYGCIRQMIERDPPHIVGHLDKIKIHNIGNSLYDEEVPWYQAEIDQTLDAIAASGCVLEVNTRGVYKKNLTTYPSLSILQKARQRHIPIMVNSDSHAPSEITAELLPTYRQLSDLGFRTFRILTQGQWQDVAFDEQGLYL; translated from the coding sequence ATGAAGCAACACTTTCTGACCAACTACCACAGCCACAGTCACTACTGCGACGGTGTCGAACCACCCCGAGCGCAGGTGGAGGCAGCGCTCGCACAGGGCGTGCGGGTGTTGGGTTTTTCGTCGCACGGGCCGGTATATTTTGACAATGCGTGGAGTATGAAGGTGGAAAAGTTGGAAGCCTACCTGTCCGAAACGCGCGCTTTGCAGGCAGAATATGCCGATCGGCTCGAACTCTACGTGGGGCTGGAAGTGGATTATCTGCCTTCGGAGGATGCGTCTAAGTACGGCGGACCATCCACCTATGCGCCGAAACTGGATTATACCGTGGGTTCGGTTCATTACCTCGACCGGAACGAAATCGGCGCGCCGTGGGAAATCGACGGTTCCTCCGAGAAATTCATGCGCGGATTGGTGGAGGTGCATGGCGGCGATATTCAGAAAGTCATCCGCTTGTACTATGGGTGCATCCGCCAAATGATCGAGCGCGATCCGCCCCATATCGTGGGACATTTGGATAAAATCAAAATCCACAACATCGGCAACAGCCTGTATGACGAGGAGGTACCCTGGTACCAGGCGGAGATCGACCAAACGCTGGATGCCATTGCCGCATCGGGCTGCGTGCTGGAGGTGAACACGCGCGGTGTGTACAAGAAAAACCTGACCACCTACCCTTCGCTGTCGATTTTGCAGAAAGCCCGCCAGCGCCACATCCCGATCATGGTCAATTCCGACAGCCATGCGCCCTCGGAAATCACCGCCGAACTGTTACCTACCTACCGGCAGCTCAGCGATCTGGGCTTCAGAACTTTCCGCATTCTCACCCAGGGCCAATGGCAGGATGTTGCCTTTGACGAACAAGGTCTATATTTGTAA
- the aroQ gene encoding type II 3-dehydroquinate dehydratase — protein MKKILILNGPNLNLLGKREPGIYGSRSFEDYFEYLQKTFTEVELHYFQSNHEGALLDKIHKVGFEFNGLVINAGAYTHTSVALADALSAVPMPAVEVHISNIHKRESFRHHSYLTSRCEGMICGLGLKGYELAVRYLLDLTVKPPVVV, from the coding sequence ATGAAAAAAATCCTGATCCTGAACGGCCCGAATTTGAATTTGTTGGGCAAGCGCGAACCCGGCATCTACGGGAGTCGATCCTTCGAGGATTATTTTGAATACCTGCAAAAAACATTCACAGAGGTGGAATTGCACTACTTTCAATCCAATCACGAAGGAGCTCTGCTGGATAAAATTCACAAGGTAGGGTTTGAATTTAATGGCCTGGTGATCAATGCCGGCGCCTATACCCATACCTCGGTGGCACTCGCCGATGCGCTGTCCGCCGTACCCATGCCCGCTGTGGAAGTGCATATTTCCAACATTCACAAGCGCGAAAGTTTCAGGCACCACAGCTATCTGACCAGCCGCTGCGAGGGTATGATCTGCGGCCTGGGCCTGAAAGGCTACGAACTGGCCGTAAGGTACCTGCTGGATCTGACCGTGAAGCCCCCCGTAGTGGTGTAA
- the xerD gene encoding site-specific tyrosine recombinase XerD has translation MWQSYIKHFKNYLRLERSLSGHSVDAYVHDADKLREYAELHGLASSPADITEEHLLGFLRYLTELGLSAHTQARFLSGIKAFFKYLLLENVIREDPSELVESPRLPRKLPDVLSYPEIERMLEAIDHSTPEGTRNRAMLEVLYSCGLRVSELTSLQLTNCYFDIGFIRVLGKGDKVRLVPIGKDAIRYTEIYLNTIRNQLDVKKESEDIVFLNKRGGQLSRVMVFLIIKAVAEEAGITKNVSPHTFRHSFATHLIEGGASLRAVQEMLGHESIITTEIYTHLDRDYLRQVITEFHPRG, from the coding sequence ATGTGGCAAAGCTACATCAAACATTTCAAAAACTACCTCCGCCTCGAACGCTCACTGTCGGGCCATTCAGTGGATGCCTACGTGCACGATGCCGACAAGCTCCGTGAGTACGCCGAACTGCACGGACTGGCCTCCTCGCCGGCCGATATCACGGAAGAGCACCTGCTGGGTTTTCTGCGCTACCTGACCGAACTGGGCCTTTCGGCCCACACGCAGGCCCGGTTCCTGTCGGGAATCAAGGCTTTTTTCAAGTACCTTTTATTGGAAAACGTCATTCGGGAAGATCCTTCCGAACTGGTCGAGTCGCCCCGCTTGCCCCGCAAACTACCCGATGTGCTTTCCTACCCCGAAATCGAACGCATGCTGGAGGCCATCGACCACTCCACGCCCGAAGGTACCCGCAACCGGGCCATGCTGGAAGTACTGTACAGCTGTGGCCTGCGCGTTTCGGAACTCACCTCGCTGCAATTGACTAACTGTTATTTCGATATCGGGTTTATCCGCGTGCTGGGAAAAGGCGACAAGGTACGGCTGGTACCCATCGGAAAGGACGCGATCAGGTACACGGAAATCTACCTGAATACGATCCGGAATCAATTGGATGTGAAGAAAGAAAGCGAAGATATCGTGTTCCTGAACAAGCGGGGCGGCCAACTTTCGCGCGTGATGGTTTTCCTGATTATCAAAGCGGTAGCTGAGGAGGCAGGCATTACCAAAAATGTCAGCCCGCACACGTTCCGGCATTCCTTCGCGACTCATCTGATCGAGGGCGGGGCCAGCCTTCGGGCCGTGCAGGAGATGCTCGGCCACGAGTCTATCATTACTACGGAAATCTACACCCACCTCGACCGCGACTACCTGCGGCAGGTCATTACGGAGTTCCATCCCCGGGGGTAG